In one Fluviispira vulneris genomic region, the following are encoded:
- the mvk gene encoding mevalonate kinase, which translates to MIFLTQIDLTATASGKAILIGEHSVVYGHKAIALALPDVKLNITLFSPEKSSEVTDWDNAWYTNVRGDAFIPEERVTKLLNKAFSKALMLCGVTDSLQLHRPQKILIDSDIPLGGGMGGSAAISTCLLKIANQIFNLANKTKLEMSFQQQIQYANEIDCLFHFGKASGLDASTVASNGMIEFTKGELPKYIHNKKEFWLALVDTKERGETANMVKNVAEKLNSQPLQTENALNQLGALAEKSIVALNTGKLNQLADCLNLAQVYLCEMGVSTEKIESIIQKFKSNGALAAKLTGAGGGGMVLGIFENYPENLYSCFEKDSLFITRVPQYVERST; encoded by the coding sequence ATGATTTTTTTAACTCAAATCGATTTAACTGCAACTGCATCTGGGAAAGCTATTTTAATTGGTGAGCATTCTGTTGTGTATGGTCACAAAGCCATAGCGCTCGCGCTGCCTGACGTAAAGCTCAACATCACTTTATTCAGCCCTGAGAAATCAAGTGAAGTGACCGATTGGGACAATGCTTGGTATACAAATGTAAGAGGAGATGCATTTATTCCAGAAGAGAGAGTTACTAAACTCTTGAATAAAGCTTTTTCTAAAGCACTTATGCTTTGTGGTGTGACAGATTCTCTCCAATTGCATCGCCCTCAGAAAATTCTCATTGATTCTGATATTCCACTGGGCGGAGGAATGGGAGGCAGCGCTGCGATCAGCACGTGTTTGTTAAAAATAGCAAATCAAATATTTAACTTAGCAAATAAAACAAAACTAGAAATGAGTTTTCAGCAACAAATTCAATATGCAAATGAAATAGATTGCTTATTTCATTTTGGCAAAGCAAGTGGCCTAGATGCTTCGACAGTTGCAAGCAATGGTATGATTGAATTCACAAAAGGCGAATTGCCTAAATACATTCATAATAAAAAAGAATTTTGGCTGGCCCTTGTTGACACAAAAGAACGTGGTGAAACTGCAAATATGGTAAAAAATGTAGCTGAGAAACTCAATTCCCAACCATTACAAACTGAAAATGCACTCAATCAACTTGGAGCATTGGCAGAAAAATCAATTGTTGCCTTAAATACAGGCAAACTAAATCAGTTAGCTGATTGTTTGAATTTAGCCCAAGTATATTTATGCGAAATGGGTGTCTCAACTGAAAAAATTGAAAGTATTATTCAAAAATTCAAATCAAATGGTGCTCTCGCAGCGAAATTGACAGGTGCAGGTGGCGGTGGAATGGTCTTGGGTATATTTGAAAATTATCCGGAAAATTTATACTCTTGCTTTGAGAAAGATTCTCTTTTTATCACGCGAGTCCCTCAATATGTCGAAAGATCAACTTGA
- the mvaD gene encoding diphosphomevalonate decarboxylase, giving the protein MKNNIITDIPSKLTLIQEKLCQLKIAGKFEIQNGDEGYSTAPSNIALIKYWGKNLNRKQIPDNSSLSYTLGGFRSFTKVTTQGRFLPETNEKTISIKNKLFLNNKDIEVPIPEKMDILIRSIFNNFADEITLKIESINNFPTACGIASSASGYAALVGAIADLLQLKKHLRTEELHIWLTEWARLGSGSATRSAIQSSEESFIKWELENNSNENFTETSEMIFHPKWKQVEHCVFVLNENEKKISSSDGHKSASTSPFHNIRVAGVTKKIARMTKALKEFDFETVQQISEEDAFAMHAVMQTGNPKACYLDEETSKAIALFIQMRDINEILAFWTLDAGPNIHILFYKDAKEILRDYHAKLQELLNREIKVFKNVYRGGLLIGKNEYYNILDKELLKSSLN; this is encoded by the coding sequence ATGAAAAATAATATTATAACAGATATACCTTCTAAACTTACATTAATTCAAGAAAAATTATGTCAGTTAAAAATAGCAGGGAAATTTGAAATTCAAAATGGTGATGAGGGTTATTCAACTGCACCAAGTAATATTGCACTCATAAAATATTGGGGTAAAAATTTAAATAGAAAACAAATCCCAGACAATTCAAGTTTAAGCTACACCTTAGGCGGATTTCGGTCCTTTACTAAAGTAACAACTCAGGGTCGTTTCCTTCCCGAAACTAATGAAAAAACAATTTCAATTAAAAATAAATTGTTTTTAAATAACAAAGATATTGAAGTACCAATTCCAGAAAAAATGGATATTCTCATTCGATCTATTTTCAATAATTTCGCTGATGAAATTACTTTGAAAATAGAAAGCATAAATAATTTTCCCACAGCTTGCGGTATTGCTTCGAGTGCATCGGGTTATGCTGCACTTGTTGGTGCCATTGCCGATCTTCTCCAGCTCAAAAAACATCTTAGAACAGAAGAACTACATATTTGGCTTACAGAGTGGGCTCGCTTAGGCAGTGGATCTGCTACACGCAGTGCTATTCAAAGTTCTGAAGAATCTTTCATTAAATGGGAATTAGAAAATAACTCTAATGAAAACTTTACTGAAACATCTGAAATGATTTTTCATCCCAAATGGAAACAGGTTGAACATTGCGTTTTTGTCCTAAATGAAAATGAAAAAAAGATTTCAAGTTCAGATGGCCATAAGTCAGCTTCCACTTCTCCTTTTCACAATATAAGGGTTGCCGGAGTTACTAAAAAAATCGCACGAATGACCAAAGCATTAAAAGAGTTTGATTTTGAAACTGTTCAGCAAATCAGTGAAGAAGATGCATTTGCGATGCATGCAGTCATGCAAACAGGAAATCCAAAAGCTTGTTACCTTGATGAAGAGACCAGCAAAGCCATAGCACTTTTTATTCAAATGCGAGACATAAATGAAATTTTGGCGTTTTGGACATTAGATGCCGGACCAAATATACACATCTTATTCTATAAAGATGCTAAAGAAATCCTGAGAGATTATCATGCTAAATTACAAGAACTATTGAATAGAGAGATTAAAGTCTTCAAAAATGTATATCGAGGAGGACTTCTCATCGGAAAAAATGAATATTATAATATTCTTGATAAAGAACTACTTAAAAGCAGTTTAAATTGA